AGTCTCCTGATGAAAAagtctgataaaaaaaaaaaaaaaaatgttttacagcgaaaacacaacatatgattatgttagatcaccaccaagttcaataaaaaaaaaaacacgcagccattttcccagccaaagataggcgtcacaaacacagaaagagataaaaaaaaatcaatcactaaccttttgatcttcatcagataacactcataacacatcatgttacacaatacatgcgtTTTTTTGATCgctaatatgcatatttatatccaaaaatcttagtttacattggcgccatgttcagaaaggCCTCCGAAATATCTGGAGAAATCTAATAACATAAATGCTCATCATACACTTTGATGAAAGATAACATGtttttacatataattaaagatacccATGTTCTTAATttaaccactgtgtcagatttttttaaaaactttacggaaaaagcatacaatgcaataatctgagacggcgctcagaaatacacaacatttctccgccatgttggagtcaacagaaatacgaaattacatcataaatattccatGACCTtcgataatcttcatcagaatgcactcccaggaatcccagttcgacaataaacaATCAATTATTTATGTCCGAGTAGCTACTTTTGCTAGCGCGTTCAgtacacatatccaaacgctcgtgcaaCTCGCGCACAAtgtcggacgaaaacttcaaaaagttatatcacaggtcgaataaacttgtcaaactaagtagagaatcaatcttcaggatgttatcatatatatccaataacgttcccaACCGGAGCATTCCTTCATGTCTGTATAAGTTATGGAACGCAAGGCCCTATCATGTGGAATGCGCGTGACCAGGAACTGGCAATCCGCCAGAacactgactcattcccctctcacccGGCCCCACGTTACAGTATAAGCTTTATTCAACGTTCTACaggctgttgacatctagtggaaggtgtAGGAAGTGCAAACAGATCCATATCTTACTGGGATTTGAATAGGCGATGAGTTGAAAAACAACCAGCCTCAGAATTTCCACTTCCGGTTGGGaagtttgcctgccatatgatttctgttatactcacagacatcattcaaacagttttagaaactgcagtgttttctattcaatagtaataataatatgcctatatctgggacagagtaggatgcagttcccTATGGGCACGCagttcatccaaagtgaaaatgctgccccctatccctaaagttaatcccaccacagtgtccgattttcaaaaaagctttacggtgaaagcataccatgcgagtatgttaggtcagcgcccagtcacaaaaaaacatacagccattttccatccgaagagaggagtcacaaaaagcagaaatagagataaaatgaatcactagcctttgatcttcatcagatggcactcataagacttcatgttacacaatacataaagttcatatttatattttaaaaatctgtttgcattggcgcgttatgttcagtaatgttttgtttccaaaacatccggtgattttgcgaAGAGCCACgccaatttacagaaatactcatcataaacgttgatgaaagatacaagtgttatgcatataattaaagatatactcatagttaatgcaaccgctgtgtcagatttcaaaaaagctttacagcgaaagcacaccatggaataatctgagtacagcgctcagacatcaaaacaagccatacagatacccgccatgttgtggagtcagaaatagcattataaatattcacttacctttgatgttcttcatcggaatgcactcccaggaatccaagTTCCACAaatgttcgataaagtccatttatgtccaaatacatcctttttgtttgcgcgtttagtccAGTGATCGAAAATGCACAAGGCGCGGGCACTAAGTCCAGACAAAGTTTTTAAAAATCAATTACAGATTCTATtgcatagaatcaatctttaggatgttttttttatcataaatcttcaataatgtttcaaccggacaattactttgtctttagaaatgaaaaggaacgGAGCTCACGGCCGCACGCGTGActtagctcatggcattctgccagacccctgattcaaacagctcttattcgctcccacctcacagtagaagcctgaaacaacgttataaagactgttgacatctagtggaagccgtaggaagtgcaatctgaccaaatttacactgtatattggacaGACAAATCACTtggaaaactacaaacctcagatttcccacttcttgGTTGGAATCTTGCATATATGAATTCTGGAACACCGGGCAATTTTAGGAGCTTGGAAGTTTATTTTGCAGTGAATGGAGTTTTGTCAATGCGATTACAGTTTTAGTGTTCAACGTGTGAAAGTAAATGGGGTTTCAGTAATTTTCTGAGTGTGATTTGAAACCAATAAAACACTATCTCTTCCACGTTACAACTTCGCTCTCTCCCACCCATGCAGTAGGTATGGTCCCCCGGTACGAACAGAGCACCGAATCATTGTGGAGAACCTGTCGTCACGGATCAGTTGGCAGGTGAGCGGTTACACTCCTCTGGTTCAATGTGATACAAAACAATTATCCTTTACTTAATCTGCTACTGCCTTTTTAGTCTGTGTGAAGCAGCATTTTTTTAATTTTTCATTTATTAAATAAACGTAGCAATATGCTCAATAGCCCATTAGGTGGATAGAATGGCAAGGACCCATTTCCATGTTATGAATTCAGAATTGTTTATTTCTTGACTTTCGTTTTAACTGTATCTTTCAAATAATAAGCACCTCTTAGACTTAAAGGTAAATGTAACCGAACACATCTTAACCCcccttttttaatttttaaatgaGCTTAAAATTCTTATCTGGTTATTATTTTATGGAGTTGCATGCACTGCCTCCCCTGGAGGTGTCTGATGTGCATAGCGCCCTCTGCTGGTTGTGTTTTCAATAGTGTCCATTTGGTGCCTCTCCTTACACGCAGTTGCCGCTGGTCTAAATCTTGGCTGGGCCCCGTAGCGGGTGAAAGGGCTCTAGCGCAGGATAGCCTTAGGATGGTCCCTCGTAAAGCCCCAGTCTGGAGGttctgtggtctggtctggtggaaacccccccccccccacccgaaTGCAGCCAGCCTGTTACTCCCTCAATCCACTCCACGTTCCCTACACTCTCCCGTTTGGTTCTTTATCTGTTGCTGATGGAGCTGGGTGTGTTGACAGTTGGGCACACTGCACACCCTCTTCCTTCGTCCCTTCCCCTACTTGCTCTCTGGTGGTCCCTTGTGGAGGCTGGCCGGAGTCCGGGTCTGTCAAGGCTGAGGGAGGTCGTTTCTCAAGGGCTTAACACTGTGACTGCATTGGTTCCCATTGGTCCTCTATTTGGACAAGTGGCTCTTTGCTAATGTCTTCCTGGGTATGGAACGGTAAGTAACATATAACTCATGTGATTGGGTTTAAGGGTTGGGAGGAACAGGAAGTAGAATTATATACCTTAGTCTTACTGGAGAACGCTTTCTATAAGCCTTTATAAGCCCTTATGGAATTATACTAGGCTACGTAATAGGTTAATGAAAGAACCCCTTGATTAAAGTAGGAGTTTAAGGTCAAATCAAATGACATTGCATAGAATTATTTTTAAACGATACCCCCCCTAAAAACCACGATAGTTGTCAAACCTCTAACATTTCCAAGCCGCCCGGAAGGGATTTCACACTGTCTCGCTGCCTTGGTATCTtctgtttaaataaataaatgtgtctCCGTCAACCCTAGTTGTTAACGAACACGAAACAAATACAATACCAAGGAAACGAATAGTGTTACCATGTTTCTCCTTTGGGTAAGATAAGTTAAACCAAGTTGGTCTACCCGTGAAGCTATTTCAGTGGCTCATCACTTAAAACGGCCTGGTCTGAAAATGCTAAAACACATGATTAGTTTTGTTGGAAGTCTGTATTACGGGGTGGGTGGATTTAGCTGATTTAGTCTTTCCCAGGTTCACAGAAAACCCTCTCAGCCACATTATACAGTCTGTTAGTTCGTCACTGACTCGTATGCTTCATCGTAGGACCTGAAAGACCTGATGAGGAAAGCCGGAGAAGTCACCTTTGTGGATGCACACAGAACCAACAAGAATGAAGGGTGAgttgagttcctctgtccagttggCCCAGGATCTGGACTTTATTCATTAGTTATATTCCGTACCAAAACTTTTGGTCTCGTTGCACGATGACCCATGTTCGTTATGGACTGAGAAAGGAAGAGACTACCTTGGGCTTGTCCAATAATAAACCCACATTTTCTGtatacaacattttttttttttttaaatgccttgcTTTACTTGAAAACAAACCAAACATACCTTTGGTTGAATGGTTGCTATTATGAAATGGAGCTTGTTGACTGAATGCGATTTGATTCTACAGGGTGGTGGAGTTCGCATCACACAGTGATATGAAGAATGCCATTGATAAGCTGGACGGAACAGACTTGAATGGACGCAAGTTGAAACTGTCTGAGGATCGCAAGAGCCGGTTAGTGTCTCCTTTTCCAATTGCAACTTAATAGTCTCACTGAGACGAGACACACAGGAACTTGACTGTCATTTTCCAGTTAGTTGTAAACCAATTTTTTTTTAGTTTTGACACAATTCTGACAGTAAGGAAATGAGTTGGAGACAGGCATGTGGGTCTCCCTGGACACTTGTCAGTCCCCACTTTCACCCACATGCCTGTCTCCCAACTCATTTCTTTACTGTCAGAATTGTGTCAAAACTAAAAATAGAGTGTTAGTAATATATTACGGCtcttggaggagggagggggaaccaAACTTGTCATTCTTCTGTTCCAACAGCCACAGCAGGAGTCGTTCCCGCGGCTCTCGTAGCTACTCCCGGTCCCGTAGCCGTTCCCCACGCTCCAAGTCCCGTAGCAGGAGTCGTAACCGCTCCAGGAGCCCCCGATCTCGCTCGGCCAGCCGTACCCCGGAGAAGAAGGCTTCCTCTGCAGGAGGGGGCAGGGCTGCACATCGCTCCACCTCGCGCTCTCCGTCCCGGTCCAGATCCCCTGCCCCTCGCTCCCGTACCCCTCCCCCACGCTCCCGTTCTCGCACTCCTCCTCCCAGTTCCCCTGTCCCGGCCCGGAAGAAGTCTCCGTCCCGGTCTCGCTCCCCCTCGGCTGAGAGCCAGCACTGAGCCCCACTGGCGGTGTGTGTAGTTCGGTGTTGTAGTGCAGTGGTGGCTGGAGGGAGGACCGTCTCATtggaatggctggaatggaatgagaGGAACAGAATCCTTCATAGCGTTCCATTTAATCCATTCCATCTATTCCAATAAGCCTGTCCTGATTTTTAATGTGACCACCAGCCTCATAGTGGTATGGACTGAAGAGTTGTCATGCTGAGACCATGGCGCCTGGCTTTGTTGGCGGCCTGCTTGCTTGCTAGTGTGGAATGAATGGAGAGGCTTGCCTTTTGGCGACACACTCCCACAATCTCTCATTTTTAAAATCAGAGAATTGGTTGTTGTGCCAGTATCTTGGATGCCCTGTAATGTTTTTTTCTCTGTTTTGGGAGCCTTTTGTGTTTATAGGTGGGATCATGCTTCCCCAATTCAACTTCTAATTGTTTTTGATTTTTTTGCCATATTGAATCATTAAAACATGTTCCTTGGGGGAAACTGAACCGTTTAAGGAAATGTACAGTGTGATTTTTTTAAAGATCTTCTGATTGGTTCACATTCCTGTTGATTTATCTGATTGGTTCACATTCCTGTTGATTTATCTGATTGGTTCACATTCCTGTTGATTTATCCATCGTTCTCACTTCAGATTGTGATTTAATGACATCTGTACCATTTGAAGTGACACTTTCTGTCCCCCCCGTTTTCTGTTATGAGTCTAATCAATACAAGGTTATATTTCCATCACCACTTTGGCCCTGTCTGTGATTCCAATCTACACCTCAGACAGACCTCTTAAACACGTTATAATTTACAGACACAAGGTTTAGTTTTAACATTTGCTGAAAAAATACTATAATTCTTATTAAATGGATACTTCTACTTTTAAATTTGACTCAACCATTTTAATATTTATTTTCTACCCAAGAGAACAAtacttgaaaatgtatattttattatTAAGAAAACCATtgtacagaaaacgtttgatttTAAATGTCACGTTcttctagcctgggtaccagtctgtttgtcgtGCCATTTATATTTGACAAGGAGTTGAATGCAATGGCACaaagatctggaaccaggctaatgTTCTATAGACGATTAACAGAACATGCACTCAGCGGAAATCATATCTTGGTTTGTGGTTAATGTGGGGAAAAGCCTATGGTTTCATACACAACTTGTCCATATtgaagaggtaagggaggaggatggtaaaAATGTGATCTGCACAACATACCGATTGACATTCCTTTGGGATGCTTCATCTGGATACCTACAGACATAAGTGATCAGTACAGTCATCTGCACCCCATAGAGCTAGCCGACCAACATTCttacagactacagagacaggtaacctagtggttagagcattgggccagtaactgaaaggttacaTTCttacaggtaacctagtggttagagcattgggccagtaactgaaaggttacaTTCTTACAggttacctagtggttagagcattgggccagtaactgaaaggttacaTTCTTACAggttacctagtggttagagcattgggccagtaactgaaaggttacaTTCttacaggtaacctagtggttagagcattgggccagtaactgaaaggttacaTTCttacaggtaacctagtggttagagcattgggccagtaactgaaaggttacaTTCttacaggtaacctagtggttagagcattgggccagtaactgaaaggttacaTTCttacaggtaacctagtggttagagcattgggccagtaactgaaaggttacaTTCTTACAggttacctagtggttagagcattgggccagtaactgaaaggttacaTTTTTACAGCCTACagagacaggtaacctagtggttagagcattgggccagtaactgaaaggttgctggatcagatccccgagctaacaaaaggttaaaaaaacaaaatatatgtcgttctacccctgagcatggaggttaacccactgttccccgaagacgtggatgttgattaaggcagccccccccacacctctctgattcagagtggTTGGGGTAAATGCAGAAGAGGCATTCAGTAGTACAACTGAGCCCTTTATTTATACATATCCTTAGATCTAttgattgatatccattgaattgtgtcCATTTGCACAAATATGAAAAGATAGATGACAAAACAATATCAGTTTAGATTATACCAGGGACAAACCTTTTCCTTCACTGAAAAATGTAAAGATCACAATTGAAGTGTCTGCACCTGCTGTCCTTTAAAATCTAAATGTTTCAGTTGAGTAGTTAGGTTCCCACAAGAACCCCCACCAAATAAGGAGGTTCCCACAAGAACCCCCACCAAATAAGGAGGTTCCCACAAGAACCCCCACCAAATAAGGAGGTTCCCACAAGAACCCCCACCAAATAAGGAGGTTCCCACAAGAACCCCCACCAAATAAGGAGGTTCCCACAAGAACCCCCACCAAATAAGGAGGTTCCCACAAGAACCCCCACCAAATAAGGAGGTTCCCACAAGAACCCCCACCAAATAAGGAGGTTCCCACAAGAACCCCCACCAAATATGGAGGTTCCCACAAGAATCCCCACCAAATAAGGAGGTTCCCACAAGAACCCCCACCAAATAAGGAGGTTCCCACAAGAATCCCCACCAAATATGGAGGTTCCCACAAGAATCCCCACCAAATAAGGAGGTTCCCACAAGAATCCCCACCAAATAAGGTTCCTCGATGAGCCCCAGTTCCTATGGGGTTGGGGTTCTAAGAATCTTAGTTCATCAGTTGATTGACAGATGTAGGCCATCAGTTGATTGACAGATGTAGGCCGACCATCGTGTGGACGTCTACGTTGTAGTTACGTTGTCGCATTTTCACATATACCTGATTGAGATTGAATtgacttattttttattttaactaggcaaatcagttaagaacaaattctcattttcaatgacggcccagtgggataactgctttgttcaggggcaggacgacagagttgtacctctaaccactaggctaccctgccacctctacactctaaccactaggctaccctgccacctctacactctaaccactaggctaccctgccacctctacactctaaccactaggctaccctacctcctctccactctaaccactagactaccctgcctcctctacactctaaccactaggctaccctacctcctctacactctaaccactaggctaccctgccacctctacactctaaccactaggctaccctgccacctctacactctaaccactagactaccctgccacctctacactctaaccactaggctaccctgcctcctctacactctaaccactaggctaccctgcctcctctacactctaaccactagggtaacctacctcctctacactctaaccactaggctaccctgccatctctacactctaaccactaggctaccctgccacctctacactctaaccactaggctaccctgcctcctctacactctaaccactaagctaccctgccacctctacactctaaccactaggctaccctgccacctctacactctaaccactaggctaccctgcctcctctacactctaaccactaggctaccctgcctcctctacactctaaccactagggtaacctacctcctctacactctaaccactaggctaccctgcctcctctacactctaaccactagactaccctgccacctctacactctaaccactaggctaccctgccacctctacactctaaccactaggctaccctgccacctctacactctaaccactaggctaccctgccacctctacactctaaccactaggctaccctgccacctctacactctaaccactaggctaccctgccacctctacactctaaccactaggctaccctgccacctctacactctaaccactaggctaccctaccacctctacactctaaccactaggctaccctgccacctctacactctaaccactaggctaccctacctcctctacactctaaccactaggctacctgcctcctctacactctaaccactaggctacctgcctcctctacactctaaccactagggtaacctacctcctctacactctaaccactaggctaccctgcctcctctacactctaaccactaggctaccctgcctcctctacactctaaccactagggtaacctacctcctctacactctaaccactaggctaccctgccacctctacactttaaccactaggctaccctgccacctctacactctaaccactaggctaccctgccacctctacactctaaccactagactaccctaccacctctacactctaaccactaggctaccctgccacctctacactctaaccactaggctaccctgcctcctctacactctaaccactaggctaccctgccacatctacactctaaccactaggctaccctgccacctctacactctaaccactaggctaccctacctcctctacactctaaccactaggctaccctacctcctctacactctaaccactaggctaccctaccacctctacactctaaccactaggctaccctgccacctctacactctaaccactaggctaccctgcctcctctacactctaaccactaggctaccctgccgcctctacactctaaccactaggctacctgcctcctctacactctaagcactaggctaccctacctcctctacactctaaccactaggctaccctgccacctctacactctaaccactaggctaccctgccacctctacactctaaccactaggctaccctgccacctctacactctaaccactaggctaccctgccacctctaca
The genomic region above belongs to Oncorhynchus nerka isolate Pitt River linkage group LG18, Oner_Uvic_2.0, whole genome shotgun sequence and contains:
- the LOC115146486 gene encoding serine/arginine-rich splicing factor 5-like; the encoded protein is MSGCRVFIGRLSPHARERDVEKFFKGYGRIREVHLKNGFGFVEFDDHRDADDAVYELNGKELCSERVTIEHARSRRGRGGGPGMGGGGGGGGGGRFSPRFSSYRQGSGGHSGGSSRYGPPVRTEHRIIVENLSSRISWQDLKDLMRKAGEVTFVDAHRTNKNEGVVEFASHSDMKNAIDKLDGTDLNGRKLKLSEDRKSRHSRSRSRGSRSYSRSRSRSPRSKSRSRSRNRSRSPRSRSASRTPEKKASSAGGGRAAHRSTSRSPSRSRSPAPRSRTPPPRSRSRTPPPSSPVPARKKSPSRSRSPSAESQH